The following are encoded in a window of Mustela nigripes isolate SB6536 chromosome 1, MUSNIG.SB6536, whole genome shotgun sequence genomic DNA:
- the BSX gene encoding brain-specific homeobox protein homolog → MNLNFTAPLHPASSQRPTSFFIEDILLHKPKPLREMAPDHFASSLASRVPLLDYGYPLMPTPTLLAPHPHHPLHKGDHHHPYFLTTSGVPVPALFPHPQHTELPGKHCRRRKARTVFSDSQLSGLEKRFEIQRYLSTPERVELATALSLSETQVKTWFQNRRMKHKKQLRKSQDEPKAPDGPESPEGSPRGPEASGAEARLGLPAGPFVLTEPEDEVDIGDEGELGPGPHVL, encoded by the exons ATGAACCTCAACTTCACTGCTCCTCTACACCCAGCGTCTTCTCAGAGGCCCACGTCCTTCTTCATTGAGGACATCCTGCTGCACAAGCCCAAGCCACTAAGGGAGATGGCCCCTGACCACTTCGCCAGCTCTCTGGCCTCCCGGGTCCCTCTGCTAGACTACGGCTACCCCCTCATGCCCACACCCACCCTCCTGGCTCCTCACCCCCATCACCCTCTGCATAAGGGAGACCATCACCACCCTTATTTCCTCACCACCTCGG GGGTGCCTGTGCCGGCGCTGTTCCCGCATCCCCAGCACACCGAGCTGCCCGGGAAGCATTGCCGCCGCCGCAAGGCTCGCACGGTTTTCTCGGACTCTCAGCTCTCCGGCCTGGAGAAGAGATTCGAGATCCAGCGCTACCTGTCCACGCCAGAGCGGGTGGAGCTGGCCACGGCCCTCAGCCTGTCCGAGACGCAG GTGAAAACGTGGTTCCAGAACCGGCGGATGAAGCATAAAAAGCAGCTGAGGAAAAGTCAGGACGAGCCCAAAGCGCCAGATGGGCCCGAGAGCCCTGAGGGCAGCCCCCGCGGCCCCGAGGCCTCAGGTGCAGAGGCTCGCTTGGGCCTGCCCGCTGGCCCCTTCGTGCTGACCGAGCCCGAGGACGAGGTGGACATTGGGGACGAGGGGGAGCTGGGCCCAGGGCCGCACGTGCTCTGA